One Acropora palmata chromosome 2, jaAcrPala1.3, whole genome shotgun sequence genomic window carries:
- the LOC141863846 gene encoding uncharacterized protein LOC141863846 isoform X2 has protein sequence MPRARLSLGRDFSLVFHKAGVEEIVSSKIAAMEEVDVLIVGTGPLGATFARKLYEKGRSIVMIDAGAKLSDIPGWHLKNSYLFQKDINEFTGVISGHLHPLSKPIDHSIEPHLDPGAFHVNPENYKGYVSNNENPEQDIYENLPGASATYGVGGMATHWTAATPREHPTIERSTLFTDQEWDDMYTEAETLLKTNQNMFDDTKIGQFGGGSPCGITHFIRNTLVRDTLRSSFPKLKGKKAIPQYLPLAGVRRKDAPEFITWTGSDTIFADDMLKALKEGNRFELKEMWQCVKLIYSENDYGTQEVTHVLVRDLLAKKDYLIRANTVVLAAGAVLTPQILFNSQIRPAALGHYLCFQPKAFCQVMLLQSVVDSIMDRPEWKQMVEQYRLTHPEDPIPIPPDDPLPQCWIPVSENRPWHCQIHRDAFAYGQLKDAVDRRLVVDLRWFGKIEPRYENCVEFSTREENKDIFGMPQPTFKVKMSKEESATAHTMMADMLVAAKGLGGFLPGAEPTFQPPGSSLHITGTCRMGTSDKDSVVDKTSKVWGFSNLYLGTCGVIPTGTACNPTLTAMALAVKACESIPGKLADSAPVEEPMEDGFILTSGGKMPGVEPETCRFS, from the exons ATGCCCAGAGCTAGACTTTCCCTTGGACGC GACTTTAGTTTGGTTTTCCACAAAGCTGGTGTAGAGGAAATTGTAAG CTCAAAGATAGCTGCAATGGAAGAAGTCGATGTGTTGATAGTTGGTACTGGACCATTGGGTGCAACATTCGCAAGGAAACTCTACGAAAAAGGACGAAGCATCGTCATGATCGATGCTGGAGCTAAGCTTTCAGACATTCCCGGCTGGCACTTAAAAAACTCCTACTTATTTCAAAAAGACATCAACGAGTTTACTGGTGTGATATCAGGTCACCTGCATCCTCTTTCAAAGCCTATTGATCACAGCATTGAGCCACACCTTGACCCTGGTGCCTTTCATGTCAATCCAGAGAACTACAAAGG ATACGTCTCGAACAATGAAAATCCAGAACAGGATATTTACGAAAACCTGCCCGGTGCCTCAGCTACATACGGCGTGGGTGGGATGGCAACCCACTGGACAGCAGCTACTCCACGAGAACATCCAACGATTGAACGAAGTACGCTTTTCACAGATCAAGAATGGGATGACATGTACACAGAGGCCGAAACTCTTCTCAAGACAAACCAAAACATGTTTGACGACACTAAGATCGGCCAGTTCGGGGGAGGGTCACCCTGTGGCATTACTCATTTCATTCGCAATACTCTCGTGAGGGACACACTACGTTCCAGCTTTCCAAAACTCAAAGGGAAGAAAGCCATACCTCAGTACCTTCCACTGGCTGGGGTTCGACGTAAAGATGCTCCAGAGTTTATAACTTGGACCGGTTCTGACACTATATTCGCTGATGATATGTTGAAGGCTCTCAAGGAAGGAAACAGATTTGAATTAAAG GAAATGTGGCAGTGTGTAAAACTGATCTACAGTGAAAATGACTATGGTACTCAAGAAGTAACCCACGTTCTTGTCAGAGACTTGCTCGCCAAGAAAGACTACCTCATCCGAGCTAATACAGTTGTTTTAGCAGCTGGGGCTGTACTGACACCGCAGATTCTATTCAACTCCCAGATTAGGCCGGCTGCCTTGGGCCACTACCTTTGCTTTCAACCCAAGGCCTTTTGTCAGGTAATGCTGCTCCAGAGTGTCGTGGACAGTATCATGGATCGCCCAGAATGGAAACAAATGGTGGAACAGTATCGACTTACTCACCCCGAAGATCCCATCCCTATTCCACCCGACGACCCTCTTCCACAG TGTTGGATTCCAGTTTCCGAAAACCGCCCATGGCACTGTCAAATTCACCGCGACGCTTTTGCTTATGGGCAATTGAAAGACGCTGTGGACAGACGCCTCGTTGTCGATTTGAGATGGTTTGGAAAAATAGAGCCCCGTTATGAAAACTGCGTCGAGTTCAGCACTAGAGAGGAGAACAAGGACATCTTTGGAATGCCTCAACCCACTTTCAAGGTGAAGATGAGCAAGGAGGAATCTGCAACTGCTCATACCATGATGGCAGACATGCTTGTCGCTGCTAAAGGCCTCGGAGGTTTCCTCCCTGGAGCTGAACCAACTTTTCAACCGCCAGGATCGTCTCTACATATCACC GGTACTTGCCGCATGGGAACCAGTGACAAAGACAGTGTGGTTGACAAAACTTCAAAAGTGTGGGGATTCAGTAACCTCTACCTTGGAACTTGTGGAGTCATTCCCACTGGCACTGCTTGCAATCCAACCCTCACAGCCATGGCTTTAGCAGTTAAGGCCTGTGAGAGCATCCCTGGAAAACTCGCTGACAGTGCACCTGTTGAGGAACCCATGGAGGACGGGTTTATCCTCACATCGGGTGGAAAAATGCCAGGGGTTGAACCCGAAACATGTAGATTTTCTTAA
- the LOC141863846 gene encoding uncharacterized protein LOC141863846 isoform X1: protein MKRYSSVCTHKKTRQTTDTECSTVVMPRARLSLGRDFSLVFHKAGVEEIVSSKIAAMEEVDVLIVGTGPLGATFARKLYEKGRSIVMIDAGAKLSDIPGWHLKNSYLFQKDINEFTGVISGHLHPLSKPIDHSIEPHLDPGAFHVNPENYKGYVSNNENPEQDIYENLPGASATYGVGGMATHWTAATPREHPTIERSTLFTDQEWDDMYTEAETLLKTNQNMFDDTKIGQFGGGSPCGITHFIRNTLVRDTLRSSFPKLKGKKAIPQYLPLAGVRRKDAPEFITWTGSDTIFADDMLKALKEGNRFELKEMWQCVKLIYSENDYGTQEVTHVLVRDLLAKKDYLIRANTVVLAAGAVLTPQILFNSQIRPAALGHYLCFQPKAFCQVMLLQSVVDSIMDRPEWKQMVEQYRLTHPEDPIPIPPDDPLPQCWIPVSENRPWHCQIHRDAFAYGQLKDAVDRRLVVDLRWFGKIEPRYENCVEFSTREENKDIFGMPQPTFKVKMSKEESATAHTMMADMLVAAKGLGGFLPGAEPTFQPPGSSLHITGTCRMGTSDKDSVVDKTSKVWGFSNLYLGTCGVIPTGTACNPTLTAMALAVKACESIPGKLADSAPVEEPMEDGFILTSGGKMPGVEPETCRFS, encoded by the exons ATGAAAAG gTATTCAAGTGTTTGCACTCACAAGAAAACCAGACAAACAACAGACACTGAGTGTTCAACCGTTGTCATGCCCAGAGCTAGACTTTCCCTTGGACGC GACTTTAGTTTGGTTTTCCACAAAGCTGGTGTAGAGGAAATTGTAAG CTCAAAGATAGCTGCAATGGAAGAAGTCGATGTGTTGATAGTTGGTACTGGACCATTGGGTGCAACATTCGCAAGGAAACTCTACGAAAAAGGACGAAGCATCGTCATGATCGATGCTGGAGCTAAGCTTTCAGACATTCCCGGCTGGCACTTAAAAAACTCCTACTTATTTCAAAAAGACATCAACGAGTTTACTGGTGTGATATCAGGTCACCTGCATCCTCTTTCAAAGCCTATTGATCACAGCATTGAGCCACACCTTGACCCTGGTGCCTTTCATGTCAATCCAGAGAACTACAAAGG ATACGTCTCGAACAATGAAAATCCAGAACAGGATATTTACGAAAACCTGCCCGGTGCCTCAGCTACATACGGCGTGGGTGGGATGGCAACCCACTGGACAGCAGCTACTCCACGAGAACATCCAACGATTGAACGAAGTACGCTTTTCACAGATCAAGAATGGGATGACATGTACACAGAGGCCGAAACTCTTCTCAAGACAAACCAAAACATGTTTGACGACACTAAGATCGGCCAGTTCGGGGGAGGGTCACCCTGTGGCATTACTCATTTCATTCGCAATACTCTCGTGAGGGACACACTACGTTCCAGCTTTCCAAAACTCAAAGGGAAGAAAGCCATACCTCAGTACCTTCCACTGGCTGGGGTTCGACGTAAAGATGCTCCAGAGTTTATAACTTGGACCGGTTCTGACACTATATTCGCTGATGATATGTTGAAGGCTCTCAAGGAAGGAAACAGATTTGAATTAAAG GAAATGTGGCAGTGTGTAAAACTGATCTACAGTGAAAATGACTATGGTACTCAAGAAGTAACCCACGTTCTTGTCAGAGACTTGCTCGCCAAGAAAGACTACCTCATCCGAGCTAATACAGTTGTTTTAGCAGCTGGGGCTGTACTGACACCGCAGATTCTATTCAACTCCCAGATTAGGCCGGCTGCCTTGGGCCACTACCTTTGCTTTCAACCCAAGGCCTTTTGTCAGGTAATGCTGCTCCAGAGTGTCGTGGACAGTATCATGGATCGCCCAGAATGGAAACAAATGGTGGAACAGTATCGACTTACTCACCCCGAAGATCCCATCCCTATTCCACCCGACGACCCTCTTCCACAG TGTTGGATTCCAGTTTCCGAAAACCGCCCATGGCACTGTCAAATTCACCGCGACGCTTTTGCTTATGGGCAATTGAAAGACGCTGTGGACAGACGCCTCGTTGTCGATTTGAGATGGTTTGGAAAAATAGAGCCCCGTTATGAAAACTGCGTCGAGTTCAGCACTAGAGAGGAGAACAAGGACATCTTTGGAATGCCTCAACCCACTTTCAAGGTGAAGATGAGCAAGGAGGAATCTGCAACTGCTCATACCATGATGGCAGACATGCTTGTCGCTGCTAAAGGCCTCGGAGGTTTCCTCCCTGGAGCTGAACCAACTTTTCAACCGCCAGGATCGTCTCTACATATCACC GGTACTTGCCGCATGGGAACCAGTGACAAAGACAGTGTGGTTGACAAAACTTCAAAAGTGTGGGGATTCAGTAACCTCTACCTTGGAACTTGTGGAGTCATTCCCACTGGCACTGCTTGCAATCCAACCCTCACAGCCATGGCTTTAGCAGTTAAGGCCTGTGAGAGCATCCCTGGAAAACTCGCTGACAGTGCACCTGTTGAGGAACCCATGGAGGACGGGTTTATCCTCACATCGGGTGGAAAAATGCCAGGGGTTGAACCCGAAACATGTAGATTTTCTTAA